TTGCCTCGGGGGTCAAGCCCGAGCAGGGTTTGTACACCGCGATCATTGCCGGCTTTCTGATCTCCGCGCTAAGCGGCAGCCGCGTGCAAATCGGCGGGCCGACCGGCGCCTTCATCGTGATTGTTTACAGCATCGTGCAACAGCACGGCTATGATGGCTTGGTCGTTGCCACCTTCATTGCCGGCATTCTCATCATGATCATGGGTTTTGCCAAACTCGGCGCGATCATCAAATACATTCCCTATCCCGTCACCATCGGCTTCACGGCCGGCATCGCATTGATCATTTTCTCCGGCCAAATTCGAGATTTCCTCGGCCTGCCCATCGCCGCCATGCCCGCGGAGTTTGTCGAAAAGATTGTTGTTTATGCGGAAAACATATCGGCGATTAACTCTTCTGCTCTCGGCATCGGCTTGTTGTCGTTAGCCATCATCATCTTCTGGCCAAAAGTGACGCGCCGCGTGCCCGGCTCGCTGATCGCGATTCTCGTGTCAACCGCGCTGGTTCATCTGCTGCAGTTGCCGGTGGAGACGATCGGCAGCCGGTTCGGCGAGGTTCCGAATTCTTTGCCGGCGCCGCAGGTGCCCAACCTGTCGTGGGATTTGATTGTCAAAATGTTCAACCCGGCGGTGACGATCGCACTGCTTGCCGCCATCGAATCGTTGCTTTCCGCTGTGGTCGCAGACGGCATGCTCGGCACGCGCCACCGTTCGAACATGGAACTTATCGCGCAGGGAGTTGCCAATATTGCTTCACCGATTTTCGGCGGCATTCCAGCCACGGGCGCGATTGCCCGCACGGCCGCCAATGTCAAAAATGGCGGGCGCACACCCATTGCCGGCATCATTCACGCCCTCACGTTGTTGCTCATCATGCTGTTCTTCGGCAAATGGGCAGCGTTGATTCCAATGGCCACGCTTGCGGCAATTTTGATCATGGTGTCTTATAACATGAGTGAGTGGCATTTATTCATCAAGCTCTTTCGCAGCCCGGTTAGTGATGTTGCGGTATTGCTGACAACGTTCTTGCTCACGGTGTTGATCGATTTGACGGTCGCGATTCAAGTCGGTATGGTGTTGGCGGCCTTTCTCTTTATGCGCCGCATGGCGAGCGTAACGGAAGTCGGCTTTATTACTGCGGATTCGTTGCAAGACGACACCCTAACCGATGCCGAGCGCGATCTGGCCGATCCCCTGGCTATTTCGAAACGCCAAGTGCCCGCAGGCGTGGAAATCTTTGAGATCAACGGGCCGTTTTTCTTTGGCGCGACGGACAAATTCAAAGACACAATGCGCCTGGTGGAGAAGCCGCCCAAGGTTTTGATTCTGCGCATGCGCCAGGTGCCGGCCGTTGATGCGACCGGCTTACGCGCGCTTGAAGATGTTTTCGAGAAAACCAAGAAAGACGGCACGGTGCTCATCCTCTCCGGCATACGCCGCCAGCCGCTGATGGCATTGCGCCGCACCGGCTTGCTCGAAAAAATTGGGCGGAATAATGTCTATCGGCACATTGACAAAGCTTTGCAGCATGCCAAAGAGTTGGTGGCGCCGCAGATCGGCGCGCCGCCGCACGCGGAACACCGGCCTGCAACATTGAGCCACAGTTAGGGTTCGCGCCAAAAGGCTTCGATCCCGGCTTGACCGGGCCGGGCGACTCTTGCATATCAAGAATCCCTGAAACTCTTCATGCACGGCCAAGCTGTTGCCAAGGCTTTTTCTACCTTAAAGTTTGACCGAATCCGCGATGCATGCGGGTTTGATCAGGATGCCCATTTACCAGTTGGGTTAGGCACAAAAAATTTTGCACGAGAGCTAGGCGGCAACTCCGAAGGAGTGAAATGGTTATAGTCATGCGCACACGCCGTTTCTGCAAACTCCGAAAGGAGTGTCATATTTGGTTTTCACGATAAAGCCTGCGCCACGTCGATGAAATCTACATGTCACTCCTTACGGAGTTGAGGGCCGTTCCAGCACGCCGTTTCTATAAACATTGCACTCCTCGCGGAGTTGTGAGCGGCCGGCAGTCGAGCTTAAACGACTGACAACCATCGTGCAAAATTCAGGTTCTATAAATCGCATTTCCGGACAGACACGAATTGGCATGCACCCTCGCGCATCAGTCTTTGAGAATGGGCGTTGCGCTGGCCTGCTGCTGAAAGTGATCGAGTCTCGGATGCATGACCCTTCGCCAGAGCGGCGGCGCCAGGGCGAGCAGCATCATGCCGGGATAGCCCGTGGGGAGTTGCGGGCTTTCCTCGAAATGGCGCAAGGTTTGATAACGCCGCAGCGGATGCACATGGTGATCGGCATGGCGTTGCAGCTTGAAGAGAAAATAGTTCGTGACGCGTTGGTCGGCGTTCCAGGCATGCGCCAGATTCACTTTCTCATAGCGACCGGAGGCAAGCTCGCGTCGTTGCAAACCGTAATGCTCGAGATAATTCACAATTTCCAGTAACGTAAACCCGACGGCGCTTTGCACAAAAAAATAAAAAACAGCCTGCCAGCCGAATAAACTTCCCAGCATTGCGGCAAACATTACCGGCAAAGCCACAAACCACAGCATGCGATTGTGATACCCCCAATGTGAATATCCCCGGTGCTGCAAACGCTGCTTTTCTATTCTCCAGGCGTCAAGCCAGCTACGGCT
Above is a window of Cytophagia bacterium CHB2 DNA encoding:
- the sulP gene encoding sulfate permease, whose protein sequence is MSSPLLPKLFTVLKEGYSRKQLMQDLTAGVIVGIIALPLAIAFAIASGVKPEQGLYTAIIAGFLISALSGSRVQIGGPTGAFIVIVYSIVQQHGYDGLVVATFIAGILIMIMGFAKLGAIIKYIPYPVTIGFTAGIALIIFSGQIRDFLGLPIAAMPAEFVEKIVVYAENISAINSSALGIGLLSLAIIIFWPKVTRRVPGSLIAILVSTALVHLLQLPVETIGSRFGEVPNSLPAPQVPNLSWDLIVKMFNPAVTIALLAAIESLLSAVVADGMLGTRHRSNMELIAQGVANIASPIFGGIPATGAIARTAANVKNGGRTPIAGIIHALTLLLIMLFFGKWAALIPMATLAAILIMVSYNMSEWHLFIKLFRSPVSDVAVLLTTFLLTVLIDLTVAIQVGMVLAAFLFMRRMASVTEVGFITADSLQDDTLTDAERDLADPLAISKRQVPAGVEIFEINGPFFFGATDKFKDTMRLVEKPPKVLILRMRQVPAVDATGLRALEDVFEKTKKDGTVLILSGIRRQPLMALRRTGLLEKIGRNNVYRHIDKALQHAKELVAPQIGAPPHAEHRPATLSHS